The region TGCCGACTGCGCCGGACTTGAGGTTTCGGCGGAAATACGCGATTTCGATGGTTCCGTGATCGTGCAGGCGCACGCGTACGCCTCCAAAGAAATCAAGAACGGCTTTTCTCCGTGGCGCGTTATGTTGCCCGCGCAACCCGAAGGCGGACCTTACACGCTGCGCGTTACCGCAGGCAACGATTTCATCGAATATTACGACGTGCTGATCGGTGAAGTGTGGCTTGCCGGCGGGCAAAGCAATATGGAACTTGAGCTGCGCAACAGTGAAAACGCCGAGGAAGCCCTCGAAAGCTGCGCTGATCCGCTCCTGCGTTTCTACAATGTGCCGAAAACCGGCGTGATTAATCGCAATGCCGAACATGCGGCAAGTTGGCAGGAATCATCGCCCGAAAACAGTGGCGTGATGAGTGCTGTAGCGTACTATTTTGCGCGAAAACTGCGTGATGAACTTGATTCCGACCTTCCAATCGGCATTATCGACTGTTATATCGGGGGTACGTCGATTAGTTGTTGGATGAGCGAGGATGCGCTGAATTCCAGCGAATCCGGGCGTGCTTATCTTGCTCGCTACGAGCAGGCGGTCGCCGGTAAAACGCAGGGACAGTTCGATTTGGAGTATAGCGAATGGCAGTCGCGTTCTGATACTTGGAATGCGTCGATTGCTGCAGCTCGTGAAGCCGATCCTGATGTGACGTGGGATACGCTCACCCAACAGTATGGCGAATGTCCGTGGCCGCCACCGATGACGCCGACTTCACAGTGGCGTCCGACTGGTCCGTTCCATGCCATGCTGGAGCGTATTGTGCCCTATTCCTTGGCTGGATTCCTGTGGTATCAGGGCGAGGAAGACGAGCCGTATTGCGATTCCTATCGTGAGCTGCTGGGCATGATGATTGGTGAATGGCGTGCGCTGTGGAGTGAAAGCCTACCGTTCCTGATTGTGCAGTTGCCGCAATGGATCGACAAGACGGTCGATGAGAGCGACGGTGATCCGATGCTGTGGCCGGTGCTGCGCGAAGCCCAGTGGGATGCCGCGCAGTCCATCGACAACGTGTTCGCCATCTGCACCATGGATTGCGGTGAATACAACAATATTCACCCGGTTGATAAGCGCACGCCCGGCGAGCGTCTAGGCAATTGTGCGCTTCGCCAAGTGTATGGTATGAGCCGTATTCCGGTGTATGGTCCGACTGTGCTGGGCTTCCGCTGCGACGAAGGCGGTCGCGTGCGTCTGTTCTTCCGGTACGCGCACGGCCTGCATTTCAGCGGTACTACGCCCGACAGTTTCGGCGATGAGCTCGCCAAGAGCCTGCCTTCGTTGGTGCGTTTGCCGGAACATTCCGGTTTCGAGCTTGCCGGTGCCGATGGCGTGTTCCATCCGGCCTACGCCGCGATTTTCGTGGATTGCGATATTGACGATCTGGTCAACGCGAAGGTCAATGTGGTCGATTACAACGCTACGGAATTCGGTATTCCGATCAACAGCCGCAGTATTGGCACGATTACGTTGGCCACGCCGAAAGTGCCGCAACCGGTTATGATGCGTTACGCATGGCGTAATTGGGGTCCGGCACCGTTGTTTAATGACAGTAATCTGCCTGCTCACCCATTCAAGCTAGACCTGACCGATCACACCGACTCTGATCACGTTGAATGATTGTCGATAGCTGACAATGAATAGCGTGCGATTGAAATCCTGCTGATCGCATGTCAGTCAAATACGAATCAAATAAAAATGCGTTATGCTGCGAGCGTATAAGCTACTGCCAGAGGTCGGGGCCGAATGAAGCCAGATATGCGGTCAGTTCGGCGGCCATTTGCTCGTCTTCCGGAATGCGCGGATGGCCATCCGTGCCGCAACCGTTGCGTGAATACAAGAAATGTTTCACGTGAAACTCGCCCTCAGCACCGCAGCCTATCCGAATCTGACAGCCATGGGCCGTGACGTGGTCGATACCGGTAAGCAGGCCGCTGAACTGCTGCTCAAGCTGATCGACGGCGAGCGTGTGGGGCATCTGATGGAAGAGTCGTACGAATTGCGTGCCCGCGCTTCGACCGGTCCTGCTCCGGCAGCGGAATGAGATGCGACGATGAGTTAAAAAATCGCGATTGCGCATTTGCTGCGGCAATCCCGCTTGCCGATGCTCGACCAACGTCGTATAGCGTCAAGCTTAAGAAAACCCTAAGCGATTAAGTTTGGCGAGTCAACTGCGATACGGAAGCGAAATTTGGAATTTGAAACGTGAAGATCACGGAATACGCAACGAAAAAGCGGGAATTACGGATTGAAAATCAGAATCTGAAATCTGAAACAAAAAGCGCCTGTGCCCCTCGCTTGAGGCACAGGCGCATTGTTGCCTTACGACTTCAGGCGCGCTTCTGTGTGATCTGATAGGCGGCGAACAGCACGACCAGCCAAATCACACCGGCGACCACGGCGATGCGATAGCTTGCGGAGAAGCACATCAGCACCACGACCAGCAGCATGAACGCGATCACCAAATACGGCGTCACCTTGGCGAACGGCAGCTTGAAAGCGAGCTTGTCAAGCGCTTCCTGGCCCTTCAATCCCTTCAGATTGTTCGGACCATCGCCGGCGGCGACAACGCGACGGAACTTAATTTCCGTAATCATAATCATGATCCAATTAATCGCAGCGGCGATCGTGGCGATCGACATCAAATAATTGAACGCGAAATCAGGCCACACGAACACCACCACCACGGCGATCGCAATAATGATGGCCGACGTGATCACGCCACCGACCGGAACGCCGCGCTTGTTCAGGCGGCCCAGATACGCGGGAGCATTGCCCTGCTTCGCCAACGAATACAACATGCGCGAGTTCGCGTACAGGCCAGAGTTGTACACGCTCATTACGGCGGTCAAGCACACGAAATTCAGAATGCCGGCGGCCGCATGCACGCCCACCGAGTCGAAAATCTGCACGAACGGGCTGGAATTGCCGTCGATCGTGCTCCACGGGACCACGGCCATGATCACACCGAGCGCGCAGATGTAGAACACGAGAATACGCCAGATAATGCCGTTCGTGGCCTTCGGAATGGTGGTGCGCGGATTTTCGGTCTCGCCCGCGGTGATGCCGATGAGTTCGGTGCCGCCGAAGCTGAACATCACCACGACCAGCGCCATCAGCAAGCCAGTCCACGTGCCGTCCGCATTGCGAGACATCAGGCCATGCGGCAGGAATCCGCCGTCAACGGTGAACCAGTTGGCGAACGACGCGCGAATGCCCGAAGCGGTCGGCACATTCGCGATGATCACATACAAACCGCCGAAAATCATGGCAAGCACGGCCACGATCTTGATGATGGCGAACCAGAATTCAAATTCGCCGAACTTGTTCACACCCATAAGATTCAGCGCCGCGATCGCCACGAGGAACACCGCCGCCGACACCCACTTCGGAATGTTCGGGAACCAGTAATTCACGAACGAGCCAACCACAGCCAACTCCACCATGGCTACGAGCACGTAGTTGAACCAGTAATTCCAGCCGGAAATAAAGCCTGCGCGCTTCGACCAGTACTGCGTGGCGTAATAGCTGAACGCGCCCGCCTTCGGATCCTCGACCGCCATTTCAGACAGTGCGCGCACGATCAGGAAAATCGCCAGACCGCCGATCAGATAGGCGAGCAGAATGGCCGGGCCTGCCAGCTGAATCGACTCGCTGGAACCATAGAACAGGCCGGTGCCGATCGCGCCGCCCAATGCGATCAATTGAATATGACGATTCTTCAAAGACTTGCGCAGCGTCGGCGGAACCGGCACATCGTCGGTTTCGCGCGGTTTCTTCGCAACGGTTGCGTCGCTCATGAATGCTTCCTCTTCTTGGGTGCCTCAGCAATATTCGGCAAATTCGGCAAATTCAGCAAATTCAGCAAAAGTTTGGCGATTTTGGCGATGTTGCGTTCGGCAGTAGTGGTAGGTGACGCGCCTGTGGTTTTTGGCATGGCGCGTCTTCCCCGATTGTAGCTGTAGCGCGTGGATTCGGTTTCATAGTGTTCAATAGTTCGATAGTCCAATAAAATGAAGGTTGTGAGAGCGATGGTTGGTGCTGCTTGAACGCTGCGGGGCTGGAGGTCGTCATGGCATTCGTCAAAGACATGGTGCGTATGTGGTTGCATGCGTGGAAGCGATTCGTCTCAATCGCCATGATTACATTGCTTGGCGTGGCTGTGCTTACCGGCATTTACGCAGGCTGCCGCGACGCGTTCCGCGGCACCGACCGCTTTTTCGACGCGCAAGGTCTGCACGACATCCAGGTGCTGTCCACCGCAGGATTGACGGATGGCGATATTGCCGCGTTACGCAAGGTGCGCGGTGTAGCGAAGGTGCAGGCGGAGCGGTCACAGGAAGTGACGTTCGATTTGGGCGGCCGCAAATCGGCGACCATGCAGGAAATCGGTGCGAACGGT is a window of Bifidobacterium catenulatum DSM 16992 = JCM 1194 = LMG 11043 DNA encoding:
- a CDS encoding sialate O-acetylesterase, translated to MVTATGPALGSEMTTSVEPIDDRSTAGVLHVAAIFASHMVLQRNKPIAVFGALNADCAGLEVSAEIRDFDGSVIVQAHAYASKEIKNGFSPWRVMLPAQPEGGPYTLRVTAGNDFIEYYDVLIGEVWLAGGQSNMELELRNSENAEEALESCADPLLRFYNVPKTGVINRNAEHAASWQESSPENSGVMSAVAYYFARKLRDELDSDLPIGIIDCYIGGTSISCWMSEDALNSSESGRAYLARYEQAVAGKTQGQFDLEYSEWQSRSDTWNASIAAAREADPDVTWDTLTQQYGECPWPPPMTPTSQWRPTGPFHAMLERIVPYSLAGFLWYQGEEDEPYCDSYRELLGMMIGEWRALWSESLPFLIVQLPQWIDKTVDESDGDPMLWPVLREAQWDAAQSIDNVFAICTMDCGEYNNIHPVDKRTPGERLGNCALRQVYGMSRIPVYGPTVLGFRCDEGGRVRLFFRYAHGLHFSGTTPDSFGDELAKSLPSLVRLPEHSGFELAGADGVFHPAYAAIFVDCDIDDLVNAKVNVVDYNATEFGIPINSRSIGTITLATPKVPQPVMMRYAWRNWGPAPLFNDSNLPAHPFKLDLTDHTDSDHVE
- a CDS encoding LacI family transcriptional regulator produces the protein MKLALSTAAYPNLTAMGRDVVDTGKQAAELLLKLIDGERVGHLMEESYELRARASTGPAPAAE
- a CDS encoding amino acid permease, which produces MSDATVAKKPRETDDVPVPPTLRKSLKNRHIQLIALGGAIGTGLFYGSSESIQLAGPAILLAYLIGGLAIFLIVRALSEMAVEDPKAGAFSYYATQYWSKRAGFISGWNYWFNYVLVAMVELAVVGSFVNYWFPNIPKWVSAAVFLVAIAALNLMGVNKFGEFEFWFAIIKIVAVLAMIFGGLYVIIANVPTASGIRASFANWFTVDGGFLPHGLMSRNADGTWTGLLMALVVVMFSFGGTELIGITAGETENPRTTIPKATNGIIWRILVFYICALGVIMAVVPWSTIDGNSSPFVQIFDSVGVHAAAGILNFVCLTAVMSVYNSGLYANSRMLYSLAKQGNAPAYLGRLNKRGVPVGGVITSAIIIAIAVVVVFVWPDFAFNYLMSIATIAAAINWIMIMITEIKFRRVVAAGDGPNNLKGLKGQEALDKLAFKLPFAKVTPYLVIAFMLLVVVLMCFSASYRIAVVAGVIWLVVLFAAYQITQKRA